The following proteins come from a genomic window of Diorhabda carinulata isolate Delta chromosome X, icDioCari1.1, whole genome shotgun sequence:
- the LOC130902279 gene encoding lysozyme-like, translated as MKVSQFCFSIIVLVSIAEVDGKIYTKCGLTRELVQLGFSRSLVGNWVCLIESESGKDTSKQVNKANGGQALGLFQINSKDWCKYGKAGGKCRIKCENLIDEDIRDDAKCALIVQAELGFNAWDGWRRSCYGRTYPLNIPNTCL; from the exons ATGAAGGTCTCACAGTTTTGTTTTTCGATCATTGTATTAGTGTCGATTGCGGAAGTAGATGGCAAAATTTACACTAAGTGTGGCTTAACAAGAGAACTGGTGCAGCTTGGATTCAGCCGATCCCTGGTAGGAAATT GGGTTTGTTTAATTGAAAGTGAGAGTGGTAAAGATACATCAAAACAAGTTAATAAGGCAAACGGAGGACAAGCACTGGGACTTTTTCAA ATCAACAGTAAAGATTGGTGCAAATATGGCAAAGCTGGTGGAAAATGCCGAATAAAATGTGAAA atcTCATAGATGAAGATATACGAGACGACGCCAAATGTGCTCTCATCGTACAAGCTGAATTGGGATTTAATGCATGGGATGGTTGGAGAAGGAGCTGTTATGGACGTACGTATCCGTTGAACATACCGAATACATGTTTGTGA